DNA sequence from the Lysinibacillus sp. OF-1 genome:
GCGAAAATCCCCATAATCAAAGAACCGACTGCTGCTGCTAATGCTGTTGCTACGAAAACAGCACCTTTATCCATCCCTGCATTTTCTAGAATACTTGGATTAACAGCTAGAATATATGCCATTGCAAGGAAGGTTGTAATACCACCAATTATTTCTCGGCGATAATTAGTTCCTAATTCATCGAACATGAAATATTTTTTCATTATCAAAAAATCCTCCGTATGGTCGTCTTCAATATCGAAAACAAAAAAGACACGCTGACTACTCTACTAGTCGCATGTCTACGATATATTTCATCACCATAGTGTGTGAAATAAATTAGTGTTTATACATAGATAAACCCAAATCGTAGTCAAGTTATTTACGGTAACTTGGTAGAAACTCACGGGCCTTATTCCCGACATTATACGACGACGTATTTAATTTACATTCGTAATATATCATTTCACTTTTTAGATTTCAACCCCATTTCCGAACATTTTTACAAAAATAAATACGAAAGTTCGTGTAAAATTCTTATTTAATGTTCATATTCAACTAATTCACCGCTAAATAAACGTAGTACTGAACATTTCTGTAATCAATAAAAAGCAAAAACCCCCTGGAACTCTTTCGAATTCTAGAGGATCGTCCCTTGAACGTTATGACTTAATTCATCACTTTACTTTGTAAGATTTGAATCCTTTTTTCTAGTTTTTCTTTCCAATCATCCGCTAATGCATCCACTGCTTGTATTTGTTTCATAGCTATCGCATCTTTATTTTTAAAGTACACTTCATTGCCGTACAAAACTGTGATACGCGCAGGATGCTTTTCCACAACTTCTATTGTTGAATCTGCACAAATTGACCCTTCCTCCAGTACGCGTGCAAGATAACCTGTATAACCTGTTTCAATTAAACGTTTAAGTAATGTGGTTGCCTCAGTATATCTATCAATCGTACTACATGGAATACGTCCTTGTGTGATTTGTATGACGGCATTACCTATTTTATAAATATCCCCAATACAAACATCCGCTTCTAACATATTCGTTACTGTTAAATTTTCACCAAATGCAGCAGTAGGCAACGGTTTTCCAAGTTCATGTTCCCATTGTATGTAATGCTCTGCAGGGTATAAACAAACTGCACGGTCTGGGCCACCATGATGTTTTTTATCTGCCACATCATCCCCTTCGAAGCCACGTGATGACAAATAAACCTCTTGCATTTGTTGCTTTTCAATTCCTGTAATCATCGAACGTCCTTTACTATCAAGCAATTCTTTCGGCATTCCAACAGCAAGTGTGTGAATTATTGGCCTATTTTTCTCCATTTAAATCCCCCCCTAATCTGAATAGTACAATTCTTTTGCATTCATTTAGTTTACTACATACAGCACTTTACCAGCAATTGCTGCTTTAACCTTGATATAATTCGAATCATACAATCTATGAATAGACTAAAAATGATCAAATCAAAAAACCCTAAAAACCTCTCAAGGCTTTTAGGGCAGTTGCTGTTATTCCCACTCAATCGTTGCTGGTGGCTTAGATGTAATATCATACAGCACGCGGTTCACGTGTTTTACTTCGTTTACCATGCGGACAGAGATTTTCTCTAGTACGTCCCAAGGGATACGTGCCCAGTCAGAAGTCATGCCGTCGATAGATGTTACAGCACGGATACCGATTGCGTAATCATACGTACGTGCATCGCCCATTACACCAACTGAACGGATATCAGGTAATACCGTGAAGTATTGCCAGATGTCACGGTCAAGACCAGCAT
Encoded proteins:
- a CDS encoding MOSC domain-containing protein, coding for MEKNRPIIHTLAVGMPKELLDSKGRSMITGIEKQQMQEVYLSSRGFEGDDVADKKHHGGPDRAVCLYPAEHYIQWEHELGKPLPTAAFGENLTVTNMLEADVCIGDIYKIGNAVIQITQGRIPCSTIDRYTEATTLLKRLIETGYTGYLARVLEEGSICADSTIEVVEKHPARITVLYGNEVYFKNKDAIAMKQIQAVDALADDWKEKLEKRIQILQSKVMN